Below is a genomic region from Thermostichus vulcanus str. 'Rupite'.
ATCTCTTGGCACAGACTGCCTCTGAGCAGGATTTTCCTGATAAAGGATCCTAAGTTAGGATTATTACTTAAACACTGAAGTTTCCTGTCCCCTCTCCGCAATTTCCCCATGACAGCCTCGTTGGAACGCATTCTTCTGGTGGAGGACGACCCCGATATCCAAGCGGTGGCACGGTTGGCGTTGGAAGCGGTGGGAGGGTTTACGGTTGGGATCTGTAGCTCCGGCAAAGAGGCTCTGGAGCAGGCGGTGGGCTTTGCTCCCGACTTGATCCTGTTGGATGTAATGATGCCGGTCATGGATGGGCCGACCACCTTAAAGGCGTTGCGGGAGTTATCTCCCCTCAGGGATACCCCAGTTATCTTTATGACAGCGAAAGTTCAAACTCACGAGGTAGAAAGCTATAAGCAATTGGGAGCAGTGGATGTCATCTCCAAACCCTTCGACCCCATGAACCTGTCCAGTACGATTCACACCATCTGGGCAACTTACCATGCCTAGCTCCCCGGCCACCCCCACCCAAATTCAACAACAGATGCAGGCACTGCGGGCCGCCTATGCCGAGAAGATCGGTGAGCGGGTGTTGCAAATTGAGCAGTCTTGGGATCGGCTGGTTAAGGATGACTGGAATCTGGAGACCCTGCGGACTCTGCATCGCATGGTTCACAGTTTGGCCGGATCGGGGGCCACCTTCGGCTTTACCTATTTGGGTACCATTGCCCGCACTCTCGAAATTTTGCTCACCTCGATTCTAGAAACCGGTAACCCCCCAATTGCTCTGCAACGGATTCAGGTCCATGCGCTGTTGGCCTCACTGCGTCAGTCCATTCACGAACCAGAGCAAAACCTGCCGGAATTGACGGCTTTTATCCCTTCCCAAAGCCCACTTCCGAACAGGGGTGACAGTCACCTGATTTATTTGGTGGATGATGACCCCGAGTTGGCGGAAGATTTGGCCCTACAGATTGGCTATTTCGGCTATGACGTGGTGCGTTACCACAACAGTACTGACCTTAAAGAAGCGGTGTTACAACAACTTCCCGCCGCAATCTTAACCGACATCACCTTCTCAGAAGGAGATTCCGCCGGTATTGAGATGATTTCAGCCTTACGCAAGCAACTGGGATCCAATATGCCCCCGGTGGTGTTCATGTCGCTACGGGAGGACTTGACCGCCCGCCTCGAAGCGGCTCGCGCTGGGGGCAAAGCCTACTTTACCAAGCCCGTCAGCGTGCCCAGTTTGGTGGATAAGCTGGATGAACTGACCCGGGCGCATCCCCAAGAAGCCTATCGCGTCTTGATCGTGGATGACGAGTCTCATCTGGCGGTTTATTATTCCCTGATTCTGCAGCGCACGGGCATGGTCACCCAGGTGGTGACGGATCCCTTTGATTTGATCCCGGTGATGTCGGAGTTTAACCCCGATCTGATCCTGATGGATGTCTATATGCCCCATTGCAGCGGCCTAGAGCTAGGGACGGTGATCCGCCAACAGCCGGCCTATGTCGGGATCCCGATCGTCTTTCTCTCCACCGAGACCGACCTGAACAAACAACTGGATGCCATGAATTTGGGGGGTGGGGATGAATTTCTCACCAAGCCGATCCAGCCAGATCACCTCATTATGGCGGTTTACTCGCGGGCTCAACGGGCTAGAACCCTGCGTTCTCTGATGGCCACCGACAGCCTGACTGGACTCCTGAACCACACCACCACCAAGGAACAGCTGGTGCAGGAAACCCTGCGGGCGGAACGCTCCCAGAGCAGTTTGGCCTTTGCGATGCTCGATTTGGATCATTTCAAATCCGTGAACGACACCTATGGCCATGCCACCGGGGATCGAGTGATCAAGAGCCTCTCTCGTCTACTGCAACAGCGCTTACGCCGCACCGATACCATTGGCCGTTATGGAGGGGAAGAGTTTGCGGTGATTCTCCCCGATACGGATGGTGCTACCGCCTGCAAAATCATGAACGATATACGCCAACGCTTTGCTCAAATTCGGCAACAGTCGGAAGACGAAGAATTCTCTGCGACCTTCAGTTGTGGTATTGCCGTGTATCCCACCTTCTCGGATGTGGGAAGCTTGAAGACGGCTGCGGATAAGGCCCTCTACCGAGCCAAACATCAGGGGCGCAATCGGGTGGTTTTGGCGGAGAAGTAGTTTCAGAAGAGTTCAGTTAAGAGTCTATCCATTGGCGCTAGGGAATAGGCACTCATAGCACCAGCTCAACCCGTTCGAGAGCCTGGTCTGGCCCCACCAAGGCAAGCACAGGCATCACCAGATAAGTCTGTACGGCTTGATGCAACTGTTCTGCATTCAGGTGCCTCACCAGGTTCAGATACTGCTGGTCAAACTCCATCCCCAAGCCCAAGATTTCGTACCAGCCCGCCAGTTGTGCCACCTGGGCATTGGTTTGTTTGCTGAGGGCGTATTGACCCAACAGTTTACGCTGGGCCAGTTCCACCTCTTCCGGTGTCAAAGGGTGCTTGTGCAGGCGGTGGATCTCTGCTTGTAGCCGATCCAGAGCCATCTCCGTATTGTCTGAGGCGGTGCCCATATAGGTCACAAAGGGAGCCGGATCCCGACGGGTGGCATAAAAGGCAGAGACCTCATAGGCCAGCCCACAACGCTCCCGCAACTCCCCAAACAGGCGGCTGGAGAGGCCATTGCCTAAGTAAGTACAGAGCAACTTCAGAGCCGCATAATCAGCTGTTCCGGCAGCGGCACCCCGAAAGCCGATCATCATCGTCGTTTGTTGGGTCGGTTGCGGTAGCTTGAGGAGCTTGGGTTGCCCCAAAGGAGACAAGGGTAGGGCGGGATCCACAGGGGAATGGGCGGGAGCTGACCAGTCCGCCAAGGCCGCTTCGATGTGGGTGGCCATCTGCTGTGGTGGTTCTGGGCCAATCACCACCATCACCATGCGGTCTGGGCGACAATGGGTGGCGTGGTACTGACGCAAGTCCTCACGAGTCAGGGATCCCACCGTTTCGGGTCGGCCAATGCCCGGCAGAGCATAGGGATGATCGCCATAGAGGGCTTGCCGCACCTGATCAAAAGCTAGACTGAAGGGTCGCTCCTGTTGGGCGCGAATCGACTGCAACATCAGCGCCCGTTCCCGCTCCACTTCCGCCTCAGGAAAGCTGGGATCCCGCAAAATTTCAGACAGCAACCCCAGGAGCGCGGGAAAATCCGCCGCAACACAGCGCAGGCTAACCTCAAAGTAATCGGCAGCGCTATCAACGGAAAGGGCAGCCCCCAAAGATTCCACCCAGGCGGCGATGGCTTGGGAATCCCGTTGCTGAGTGCCTTTGGTGAGGACAGCGGCCATGAGGTTGCTTAACCCCGCCTGCTCCGGTCGCTCAACCCGGCTACCGCCACGGAAAAAACAGTGGGCCGCCAAGATATCCACGGTTGGATTTTGCCCCAGCAGCAAAGTGGCACCATTGGCTAAGACAACACGCTGTAGATGGCCACGCTGGGTGGCAGAGGGGGTAGAGGTCATGAATTCTAAGAGGGGATCCCGTTGAGGACTTAACGGTAGGCCAGTTGCCGCTCGGGCGAGGATGCCGAATCAAGGCCAGCGGGCTTGAGAGTGGTGACCACATAGGCTTCGGGAGAGAGGTGTTGCTGGGCCAACTCTCGCACTTGGGTTGGGGTGAGAGACTGCAACAGCTCCAAATACTCCTGAATGCGTTGCACGCCCCCCAGGGTTTCGTAGTAGCCGTAGATGCCCGCCAATTGGCTGGGGGACTCTGCCGAGAACAGGAACTCATGGGTGAGGATGCGACGGGTACGATCCAACTCCGCTTGGCCGATGCCATCCTGTTGCAGCTTTTCGATCTCGTGCAGGATGGTTGCCTCCACCCGCGATAAATGATCGGGATCCATCTGGGCACTGACGCAGAATAGACCCCCCTCCTTCAGCACCATCGAAGAGCAGCCAATGCCCCTCACCCAACCCCGCTGTTCCCGCAGCAGATGCACCAAGCGGGAGGTACGACCATCCCCAAGAATGGAGGCCAAGACTTCTAGGCCACAAGCTGTCTGCCAATCGTGGGCACTGACGGTGGGCCAAGCCAACAGCAAGCGGGCCTGTTCCAAGCGAGGATGGGTACTCTCTTGGCGCAGGATCCCTTGGGGACGGGGCTGTGCTGGGGCAGGGGGGATCCGCAACTCTGCACCGCTGGGGGAACCCCCAAATTGCTCTTCCACCAAAGCCAAAGCCCGCTCCGGATCGATGCCACCCGTCACCACCACAGTCATTTGCTCCGGTCGGTACCAACCTTGATGGTAGGTGCGCATTAACTCTGGGGTCAGATCCATCAGGCTTGCGGGCGTACCCAACACCGGTCGTCCGTAGGGATGATCCCCGTAGGCCGTTTGCATTAACTGTTGATAGGCGTTGTAGTCAGGGTTGTCTGCTGCCCGACGAATTTCTTCGAGAACCACCTGGCGCTCCCGCTCAAATTCATCCGCAGGGATCCCCGCCCGTAAGACCACCTCTGCTAAATAAGGCAAGCTCTCGGGCAGATCGCCAGCCGCAACCGTGATGTAGTAGTGGGTGTAGTCTTGGCTGGTGGCCGCATTGGTTACTCCTCCCCGGCCTTCAATGGCTCGATCCAGCTCCCCTGGAGCCAGCCGATCATTGCCCTTGAACACCATGTGTTCTAAAAAATGGGATAGGCCCAACCATTCAAGGGGCTCATTGCGTCCTCCGGTCTGTACCCAAATATCGACAGTTACAGAATCGGTGATTGGGATGGGGTGAAGAATAACGCTTAACCCATTGCTCAGACGGTGGGTGTGGGCAGGCAGAAGGCGAGGGGAGCAATTCAAAATTCTTAATTGATAGAGAACACTCTTATTGTAGTCAGGGGAGGCCACCCCAGGACAGTATTTGCGATCACTTTTCATCAGCTGTCTACCCCAGGGATGTGGATATAAGGAGCCCTGCCTCGCGTCCAGCTAAGACTTGCTGTGGAGGTCTGGGGATCCCTGCAAAGATAAGCTGGGAGAGGATCCCTCGCTGGCCAGGGTTTCTTCCGCTTGAAAGCCGGGGGGCCATTCCTGGCTGTCCCGAATCCGTTGCACCACCTCCTGCGGTAACATCACCCCCAACTGACGGGCAGCCATTGCCACCACATCCCCCCGATCGATCAACCCAGCAATTGCGCCGGTAGGGGTCAGCACCAAGACTCGGCGCGGCTCCGACTGCCGCATCATCTGAATCACTTGCGGGATCGGGGTTTCTTCTCGTACCCCCTGCAGTTGCTCCATCGGCTTCAGGATCGCCTTGAGACTGAGGTGATCCCATTGACTGCGCTCGATATCGCTGATCAACTCTGGCCTGACCAACCCCCGGTAGCGGCCATCTTCTTCGGCAAAATAGACTTCGGGTTCCGGCTGGGCTGCTTCCGGTTCGGTTTTCAGGGAGGAGGGCACCACATAGCGATCGACAAACTCCCGCAGACTCATGCCGGCATCCAAAACCCGGAAATTGCGGGTCATGACATCCCCAGCTTTCAGGCGACCCAACACCTGCTGTAGCTGAGCGTATTGGCTGTAGCGGCGAGCATTGTTCAAGATAAACAACCCGATCAACCCCAGCCACAGACCATTTAGGCTACCGGCAAACACCACCAGCAACCCCAACCCCAGCAGGCCAAAACCCACCCACTGACCGGTTCGAGCCGCCCAAATCAAGCCCCGTTGTCGATCCCCAGTCATACCCCAAATGGCGGCTTTGAGCATTTGCCCTCCATCCAACGGCAGACCCGGCAGCAGGTTAAATAGGGCAAGCGTCAGGTTGATGGCGGCCAAACTGGTTAATGTAGAGGCCAGCAGGGTCTCTGGAGTTGTCCAAGCCAGCGCCAAGCTAAGGAAGGCAAACAAACTCAGGTTGAGCAGAGGGCCAGCCACCGCCACCCAAAAGGCTCCGAGGGGATTGGGGACTTCCCGTTCAATCGCGGCCATCCCCCCAAAAATGAACAGGGTGATGGAGTTGACGCGGATCCCGTGGGCGCGGGCCACCAGACTGTGGGCCAGCTCGTGAGCCAGCAAAGAGAGGAACAGCCCCAAAGCGGTCAGCACCCCGTAGGAGAGCGTGAGCAACAGCGCCACCGGGAACCAGGTGTAGTCGATGAAGAACGGGATCCCCCACAGGCTACCGATGCGCAGGCGACTGGTCATGGCGATCAACACTCCGTATACTGCGTTGCACAATCGGGACCGTCACTGGGGATCCGCCCGAGAAGGTGCATGTTGGGACTGCAAGCTGAACTGTTCGCGACAGCGGGACGGAGTCCCTATCCGCTTGGGATCCCCCTCTTTCACTGTAGCCCCCTGCTCTCCCCGACGGTGTGGGAGTGGGGCTTGGCGAGAATCTTTCCAGAACTTTCCAGAATCTTTTGATGGTTCGGTAGGGATCCGATAAGACCGATAAGAGTAGATGGGGGAGCGGATTTGGGCTTGCTCTATCCCTAGAGGCTCTTGGGTAGAGGAACATGGAATCGCACTAGATGTGACATCTGGCCTGCGAGGATTGTGATAGCCTGATGGGCGTTGTGCTGGGTTACTGCCTACAAACGGAAGTCTCGGCAGAGGTTTGGGGCAGCCCACACAGGGTCAAAGGGTTATCGGTTGGTTTATTGTGCTCTGCACAGTTTGGAGCGTCATCGCAGGAGGGGTGTAGAGATGGTTCAGAGCAAAGAGGTGCGTTCTGCTGAGGTATCGGGATCCCTGAACATGGATGCGTCGGCTCGCTCTGGTGGGGATTTTCCAGCTTCCGCTCCGGCAGCCAACCCGGTGTTTTATCGCACCTACAGCCGTCGCCAAACTGACAAAGGGCGAGAAACCTGGAGCGAGGTTTGCGACCGCACCTTGGCGGACATCGCCGAGTTAGGCCGGTTCACCCCAGAAGAACAGGATCTGATCAACCGCATGCAGCGGCAACTAAAGGCTTTGATCTCAGGTCGGGCCCTGTGGGTGATGGGCACCGACTGGATTCATCAACCGGAAAACTTCTCGGGAGCCTACAACTGCACCAGCACCAACGTCACCGACTGGAAAGCCT
It encodes:
- a CDS encoding M16 family metallopeptidase, which codes for MKSDRKYCPGVASPDYNKSVLYQLRILNCSPRLLPAHTHRLSNGLSVILHPIPITDSVTVDIWVQTGGRNEPLEWLGLSHFLEHMVFKGNDRLAPGELDRAIEGRGGVTNAATSQDYTHYYITVAAGDLPESLPYLAEVVLRAGIPADEFERERQVVLEEIRRAADNPDYNAYQQLMQTAYGDHPYGRPVLGTPASLMDLTPELMRTYHQGWYRPEQMTVVVTGGIDPERALALVEEQFGGSPSGAELRIPPAPAQPRPQGILRQESTHPRLEQARLLLAWPTVSAHDWQTACGLEVLASILGDGRTSRLVHLLREQRGWVRGIGCSSMVLKEGGLFCVSAQMDPDHLSRVEATILHEIEKLQQDGIGQAELDRTRRILTHEFLFSAESPSQLAGIYGYYETLGGVQRIQEYLELLQSLTPTQVRELAQQHLSPEAYVVTTLKPAGLDSASSPERQLAYR
- a CDS encoding site-2 protease family protein gives rise to the protein MTSRLRIGSLWGIPFFIDYTWFPVALLLTLSYGVLTALGLFLSLLAHELAHSLVARAHGIRVNSITLFIFGGMAAIEREVPNPLGAFWVAVAGPLLNLSLFAFLSLALAWTTPETLLASTLTSLAAINLTLALFNLLPGLPLDGGQMLKAAIWGMTGDRQRGLIWAARTGQWVGFGLLGLGLLVVFAGSLNGLWLGLIGLFILNNARRYSQYAQLQQVLGRLKAGDVMTRNFRVLDAGMSLREFVDRYVVPSSLKTEPEAAQPEPEVYFAEEDGRYRGLVRPELISDIERSQWDHLSLKAILKPMEQLQGVREETPIPQVIQMMRQSEPRRVLVLTPTGAIAGLIDRGDVVAMAARQLGVMLPQEVVQRIRDSQEWPPGFQAEETLASEGSSPSLSLQGSPDLHSKS
- a CDS encoding diguanylate cyclase, whose protein sequence is MPSSPATPTQIQQQMQALRAAYAEKIGERVLQIEQSWDRLVKDDWNLETLRTLHRMVHSLAGSGATFGFTYLGTIARTLEILLTSILETGNPPIALQRIQVHALLASLRQSIHEPEQNLPELTAFIPSQSPLPNRGDSHLIYLVDDDPELAEDLALQIGYFGYDVVRYHNSTDLKEAVLQQLPAAILTDITFSEGDSAGIEMISALRKQLGSNMPPVVFMSLREDLTARLEAARAGGKAYFTKPVSVPSLVDKLDELTRAHPQEAYRVLIVDDESHLAVYYSLILQRTGMVTQVVTDPFDLIPVMSEFNPDLILMDVYMPHCSGLELGTVIRQQPAYVGIPIVFLSTETDLNKQLDAMNLGGGDEFLTKPIQPDHLIMAVYSRAQRARTLRSLMATDSLTGLLNHTTTKEQLVQETLRAERSQSSLAFAMLDLDHFKSVNDTYGHATGDRVIKSLSRLLQQRLRRTDTIGRYGGEEFAVILPDTDGATACKIMNDIRQRFAQIRQQSEDEEFSATFSCGIAVYPTFSDVGSLKTAADKALYRAKHQGRNRVVLAEK
- a CDS encoding response regulator, producing MTASLERILLVEDDPDIQAVARLALEAVGGFTVGICSSGKEALEQAVGFAPDLILLDVMMPVMDGPTTLKALRELSPLRDTPVIFMTAKVQTHEVESYKQLGAVDVISKPFDPMNLSSTIHTIWATYHA
- a CDS encoding M16 family metallopeptidase, with translation MTSTPSATQRGHLQRVVLANGATLLLGQNPTVDILAAHCFFRGGSRVERPEQAGLSNLMAAVLTKGTQQRDSQAIAAWVESLGAALSVDSAADYFEVSLRCVAADFPALLGLLSEILRDPSFPEAEVERERALMLQSIRAQQERPFSLAFDQVRQALYGDHPYALPGIGRPETVGSLTREDLRQYHATHCRPDRMVMVVIGPEPPQQMATHIEAALADWSAPAHSPVDPALPLSPLGQPKLLKLPQPTQQTTMMIGFRGAAAGTADYAALKLLCTYLGNGLSSRLFGELRERCGLAYEVSAFYATRRDPAPFVTYMGTASDNTEMALDRLQAEIHRLHKHPLTPEEVELAQRKLLGQYALSKQTNAQVAQLAGWYEILGLGMEFDQQYLNLVRHLNAEQLHQAVQTYLVMPVLALVGPDQALERVELVL